GGTGGGCGCCTACGCATTGCCGAACATCGTGTACACCGACTCCACTGGCAAGGTCCTCGGTTCTACCGTTCGTAGCGATTCCCTGCCGCTCAACATGAACAAGAATGTTGTGATGTGGGTGGGCCAGTCTTACAAGGTCTACGTGCAGTACGCCGAAGACTGGGCCAACGACGATGTCGTTTATCCGACCACCAACGATGCCGCCTTGATTCCTTGCGACTCGCTGGGTAACCCGATTACCGAAGTCAAGCTCGTAAACGGCAAGGGTTCGTTCTACGTGAAGGCCGTGGGTGAACTTTGGGGCGGCGCCCTGTATGTGAAGGGCCAGGCTTCGGGTAACACCGCAATCTGGAACAGCATCAACTTCCAGTTGCCGCCGGTACCGCAGATCGAGCTTGCGCAAATCTTTGACCGCGACGGCGATGGCCGCGGCGACAGTATCTGGATGAAGTTTGATGGCACGCTCGGTGGCAAGAATGCGCTGGACTCCGTCAAGTTCATCTTCAACTCCGCCAAGAACGCAAGATTCAGCAACGCCTACAAGGCTAATTACAGGGACGGTTCCACCGAAGCTTCTATCGTTGCCAATGGCACCGGCTTCAACAGCGCCATCTTTACGGGTGACTCCACCGGTAAGGTGTACACCGGCCTTGTGAAGGTCTGGTACACCTATACCGATAACGGCAAGCGCTCCGTGTTCCCGGCAGATGGCGCACTGCAAGACCAGATCGGACCTATCGTCACCAAGGCTGAAGTTTCTTACATGAAGGATGGTAACACGCAGCTTGAACTCAGCTTCAGCGAAGCCATTCAGAATAAGGAAAAGACTTCTGACATCTTTAATTTCCACGTATGGAATAACGGAATCATGAGCACTGCCGTCAAGTCTGCAAGTGATATCTCTGCGACTGCTCCGAACCAGTGGACGCTCATCTTCCCGAAGGGGAACGATAACGACTTTATTCCGGCCGTGGGCGACTCCGTGCGTTTCGCTCCGACAATGAGCGCCGCTTTCGCTCTGGACATGGTGAATGTAGGTCCGCACGCAAACAACCCGTGGGTACGCATTACCGGCGAACAGAAGGTGAATGTGACCAGCCCGGGTGTCGTGAAGGTTGACCCTGGTTCAGCCTCTTACGACAGTGCAAAGACGATTATCACGAGCGAATCTGCAACCGTGCCGAAGGTGATTCAGGATCCCTCGATTCTCAACGCAGAACAGGCCGCAGCCGCTTACGGCACGCAGGGTCACTTCTTGGGTGACTTGAACATGGCCGAACTGGTTGAAAACGAAATCGAAGGCATCAAGAACGCCGTCCAGAATTTCGAAGACAAGGTGATTGTCGTTGACCAGGCAACCGGCGCTACGCAGTCTTACTCGATCGAACAGATTATTGCCGCCGTCGATGCAGGCCAGATGTCGATTGACGACGCCAAGAAGAAATTCGACCTTGACCCGGTCATTGTTGACGCCTACAAGAATCACATGATCGATTCCAAGAATGTCAGCAAGTACAACAGCGGAAGCGAAAGGGACATTCAGGAAATCGTGGAAGCGGTCGCCCAGAGTACGGAACTTCGCTACGAAGCTACCTACTACTCTAGCCTCGGCGAATTCGTGAACAGCTACTCTAACGTGATTACTTGCAACGACGACGTGTTCAAGGACCACGGCCAGGGAACCTGCCTCGAAAACAACGGCAAGCTGTTCCTCGCTTGGAACATGCGCGCCAAGAACGGCAGACTGGTTTCGACCGGCGTGTACATTGCAAGACTTGCATACCGCATCAAGGTCGGCAGCAAGACCGTGGTAGACCGCACGCAGGACTTCCTGTGGGGTGTGCGCCGCGGCAAGGCAAACGCACTTGACCTCGGGTTCTAAACCCGGTCTAGGGAACTCTCTCGGCAAAAAAAGAAGACCGCGCCTTTGGGGGTGCGGCCTTCTTGTTTAATGGCGTTTTTTTTGATTATTTCTTGTCGAGCTTGGCGTTGATTTGTTTCTGGAGCTCTTTCAAGTGCCAGCGGCCGCGCTTGTCTTCAAGGAAGAAATTGGTGCGCACGCCGCGGGAAAGGCCGCGGTCAATGATGTTCAACGCATCGGCATAGCGCTTCTGGTCAAAGCGCAGTTCTGCCAAAAAGTAATAGTTGTAAAGGTCGCGCGGGTTCTTTTCGAGCGCAAGGCTCAAGTACTTGTCGGCAAGCTTCTTGTCGGGCCACGAAAGTACCAGCGGAACGTAGGGCAGCACAAAGTGGGCGCGTCCCAGCACCTGGTAGTCTTCGGCCATAATGGCGACGTCGCGCACGGTGGTGGCCACGCCTTCTTTAACCGAGGTGAGGGCGCCGCGCTCGTTGCCCCACATCGAAAGGGCGCTCGCGTACACGTGGGCGATTTCCCTGTTTTTGGGGAACTTCTGGTAGGCAGATTCGCTGACGGTCTTCAGGCTGTCGAGCTTTGCCTTGCGCTGGTGCTTTTCGAAGTGTACAAAGCGGAACGCGAAAAACAAGCTCTTCACGTAGCCTTCGGTGGCCTTTTCCTCGACAGACGCATCGTTCATGGCTTTGCGGTAGCTGTCGATCATGAGTCTTGCATTCTTGGGGTTCGCCTTGTCGCCAATGGCTTTTTCGGCTCTGGCGGCGTAGCAAGAATCGGCAATGCGCAGGTCTTCGTTTGCAAAGCATACAACGCTTGCAGCAGACATCAGCAATGTGACCAGGATTTTTTTCATTTTCCCCTTAACAGAAACTACACTCGCCAATTTTGCAGTACTTTATTCAATTGGGCAATGCGCGACTTTTCGTCGTCGGTGCCGTGGTAAGTCTTGAATAAAAGATAGCGATATTCCATGAGTGCAGTGCGAATGAGCACCTTGTCTTCTTGCTTTAGCATTGCTTTTTGTTTCCTCTTTTTTTATTTAGGATTACTTCCCCTTCCCCTTACCGGAGAAGTAGTCCTGCTGGCGCGTGATGCCGAGAACGGCGTGCCACAGCGCACCATTCGGGTTGATCTTCTTGCGTTCGCTGACAGCGTATTCGATAGGAACGTGCGAGAATGCATTGTTCATGCTGCCGACGACCATGTCGGTCTTGCCGGCCATGCCGGCGTGTACGGCAGCTTCGGCGAGCTGGAAGCAGAAAATGGCGTCGGTACCTTGGGCCGGAATGCTACGGACCATGTAGCTCGGGTCAAAGTACTTGATATTCACTTCCTTGCCGACCTTGTCGAAATGTTCCTTGATCTTTCTTGTCAGGAATTCACCAATATCGTTTTTCAAGATGTTTCCGCTGGCGTCCTTGCGTTCGGGCTGGTCCTTGAAGAGTTCCTGGCCAGCGCCTTCAGCGACAACGATCACGGCATGCGTCTTGCCGCTGCTGTAGCGGCTTTCGAGAGCCTTGAAGAGTCCGTCGAGCGTAAAGGGTACCTCGGGTACCAAGCAAATGTTCACGACCGTCGTAGCGAGCGCTGCGTAAGCGGCAATAAAACCGGAGTCGCGGCCCATGAGCTTCACGAGTCCAAGGCCGTTAAAGGCACCGTTGGCTTCGTTGTGGGCGCTGGTAATCACGTCGGTAGCGCTGAGCACTGCGGTTTCGAAACCGAAGGTGCGGTCGATCAAATTCAAGTCGTTGTCGATAGTCTTCGGAATGCCGATCACCGAAATGGGCTGGTGGCGCTTCTTGACTTCTTCGGCAATGTCGTGGGCGCCGCGGAGCGTACCGTCACCGCCAATGCAGAACAGCACGTTAATGTTCAGGCGCATCAGGGTATCGACCATCACCTTGGCGTCCTGGTTTCCGCGGGAGCTTCCGAGAATGGTGCCGCCGTCTTCCTGGATGGCGTCCACCACGTCGGGATTCAGGATCATCGGGGAATAACCGTAGGCCGGGTTCAAACCGCGGTAGCCGTACGGAATACCGAAAATGTTGCGCACGCCGTAGTCGAACCACAGCACCTGAACAAGACCCTTGATCACGTTGTTAAGACCGGGGCAGAGTCCGCCACAGGTCACGATGCCTGCGCGTGTCCAGGCGGGGTCGTGGAAAATCGTTTCGCGAGGGCCGGCCGCTTCGAGCGACGGAATCGCCTTTCCGCTTTCGCAGAATTTCTGGATTCGGCCAATGTCAGCCGTAAGGCTTACTCGGTCAGATTCCGAAACAAACGGAACACCCTTCATGGGCGATTTCAAAGTCCCCTTGCCAACGGTTTCGATGGAAAGGTCGTACTTTTCCGGATTGTTTAGAATGTCTTCTTGAGTCATGACATGCTCCTCGGTTTGCCATAAGAATGTATTTTGGCGTCCTAAAAAATACTAAAAAATGCATCACCGCGATGAAATATTTTCTTTAGATATTTGTTACTTAAAACGCCCCGGACTTAAATCCGGGGCGAATTTTCAAATTCCGTAATGATTAAATGTCGAGCGGCGGGAAGTGAATCTTGGTTCTGAGACCAGGACCCGCATTTTCGATTTCGATCTTCATGTTGGTGAGCGTACAAAGTTTCTTCACCATCGAAAGACCGATACCCGTTCCGCTTGTAGAACGCGTCATTTCGTTTTCCACGCGGTAGAATTCCTGGAACACCTTCTTCATTTCAGAAGCCGGAATGCCCGGGCCGTAGTCGCGTACGGCAAGGTACATGTCGCCGTTGTTCACGCGCAGCTCGATGCTGATCATCTTGTAGCTTGCGTTCTTCGAGAACTTCAGCGAGTTGTCCACCAGGTTCATCAGAATCTGCATCACGGCGTCGCGGTCAATCAGGAGTGCCACGTTGTCGGCATCCGTATCGGTCGAAACCGTAAGCTCGAACCCTTGCTTTTCGATGTTCTTGCTGTAGGTCGCCACAAAGTCGTCAAGCACGGCCTTCGGGCGTTCCTTGCGCAGTTGCACGTTCCAGCGGTTGCCATCGAGTTTAGACAAATTAAGCACATTCTGAATCAGGCGCGAAAGTCTGTCGGCTTCGCTTGCGATCTGGCCGTAATAGCGTTGCTTCTTTTCTTCGCTTGCTACCCAGGAATTCTGCAACAGTTCGGCATACATCTTGATAGCGGTCAGCGGAGTCTTGAGTTCGTGCGTAATGGCCGACACAAAGTCCTGACGCTTGGCGGCAAGCGCCACCTTGCTTTGCGTAAAGCGGTAAATGGTAATCAGGCACACCGCAATCACGATCAAAAGAATCAGTCCGCTAAACAGAATGGTCAAGTCTGCAGATCCGCTGATTTCGCTGGAGTACATCTTGAACAGAATCTTGTCGTAGGGCGGCGGCAGCGGGCGCTTGGTCCTCAGTTCGTATTCGGCGTTCTTCTTGCCGATGGTCAAGAGCACGTTGTCTTCGTAAACAAGCTCGATGGCGTAAGGCAACTTGGCATACGCAATCTGTTCTTCCTGAGTCATGTAGTTCAGGTAGATGTTCTTGTCGACGACAAAGCCCTGCACAATCGGGAGCATGCCGATGTAAATCGTACGGAAGAACACGATGTAGTCCGACGTCATGCGGATCTTCAAGTCGCTAATGTTGACGTTCGTGTTGCTACCGGTAAATACGGGAATGTCCGGCGTGAGGGTCGTATCGTTCTTGGCGGTTTCGGCCATGTAAGTCAGGGCTTCTTCTTCGGAGGTGAGTTCCACGCGGGTGGGAATCTGCAAGTCCGGAATCTCGTCGTAAAGTTGGTCGATGGCTTCGGTGGAGTCAACCGTCTGCACGGTGCGCTTCGGGAGCCCGTTTCGAATGTCGAGCTTTATGAGCAAGTACTGGATCAGGTCGCGCGTCTTCTTACGTTGTTCCTGGTCGTCGAAGGAGAAGTTGTCCCACATGGACTTGCCGATACCGGTGCTGGTGTCGGGGTAGAAGGGCGTCAGGAGTTCACCGCTATGCGAAATCTGGAAATGCCCGAGCAAACCCTTGCGGCACTGGCGGTACAGGGAGTCGAAGTCGCAGTACGGGCCACTGGAATCCGGGAACGAGAAGAATTCCGAGAAGAGTCGGCTGTTGCCGCCAATCACGGTAATCGAGTTCAGGATGCCGTAGTCCTTGTAGGAACGGCTGTTTTCCAGGTTGAAGTCCGAGGACAGTCTGAGTCTAAGGCTCTCGTAGGCAGAGTCAATGCGTTCCTCGACTTTCTTTTCTTCGAGCGCCGTGGACTGCTCGTAAGTCTTGACGAACAAGATGGTCAGAGGAATTGCGATGACCAAGAAAATGGAAATAAACACCAGGCGTTCCATGATGATTGCCTGGTGTTTCTTGAGATACGTTAGAGCCGCAGCTACTTTAGCTTTTACTTGTCGCATTCAGGTGCAGAACGCATCTGGTAGCCTTCTCCACGGAAGGTGACCAAGAGTTTCGGATGCGAAGGATCGTCTTCGATTTTCTTGCGGAGCTTGGTAATGTGGATATCCACGGTGCGGGTGTCCACAGAATCAGCGTTTTCGTAACCCCAGACCTTGCGGAGCAGTTCGGAACGCGGAACGGCGTGGTCACGGTTGCGCCACAGGTATTCGAGGATTTCGATTTCCTTACGGGTGAAGGCGAGTTCTTCGGTACCGCGGGTGCCGGTGTATTCGCGGAAGTTCACGCGCAGGCTGCCGGCGACGAGCTTGCCTTCGTTTTCCATGGTCTGACGGCTGCGACGGAGCACGGCGTCAATACGGGCCAAAAGCATCGGAACGGAGAACGGCTTCGGAATGTAGTCGTCTGCACCGTACTTGAGGCCGTTGATGATATCGTCATCGGCATTCTTTGCAGAAAGGATGATAATCGGGAGGCTCTTGTCCTGTTCGCGGATTTTGTCACAGACGGTAAAGCCGTCCATGCCAGGGAGCATCAAGTCCAGGAGAACCAGGTTGTACTGCTTGGTGAGGGCTTCGGCAAGGCCGCTTTCGCCGTCGGCGCAATGCTTAACGTTGTAGCCATTCAGCTTGCAAAGGTCGATCAGGCCTTCGGCAATGGCGATTTCGTCTTCGATGATAAGAATCTTGGTCGTGCTTGTGTTTTCAGTCGTCATTTATTTTACCTGGGATTATGATTAAATTGCGAGTCCGACACCCAATTCAACGGTCATGTTACCGGGATCCACTTCACTCGGATAGTCACCGCCGATGTAGTACTTGAAGTTGCCGTAAGCGGCAATCGGGATAATCGGGAGCTTGGCACGGAGGCCCACCAAGATGTGGCCACCGATGCTGGTGTTCAGGCCTTCGTCAAGAGCCTTGTCCTGGATTTGGGCTTTCATTTCCTGACCCTTGGCCTGGAGAGCCTGGGACTTGGCGTCGTTGTCCATAGTCTGGTCAAGCACAATTGCTGCGACTTCGTCGAAGGTGCTCGGCTGAATAAAGCTAGAAGCGAACTTCTGGTTCAAGACAAAGCTGTTCAGGTGGTAAGAAAGACCGCCACCGATGTAGGGGCGAATGATAGGCAAAGTCGTAATGGGGTAGGTGATGGAGAGGTCACCGGTCATGGCGACAAACTTCGGGTTTGCCTTGCCGAACGGGGTGCCGCCCAGTTCAATTTCGAGAGGGATTTCGTTGACGGTTCCGTCTGCCGGATTATCGACCCAAAGAGATGCGTCGTAGGAGCCGAACTGGATATTCAAGGTAGCTTCGATGTCGATCACCGGGAGGAGGTCAATCCATGCCTTGAAGCCGAAGCCCTGCATCATGCCGTCGAAGCCGTCGTGGCTCAGATTAATGTTGTTGGCAATGGGAGCCGGTTCAGCGGCTTTCATCTTGGTGCCAAAACCCGGGGCGTAGTGGAAGCCGACGCCCACAATGGCGAAGGACTGGGTGGCGAGCAAAGCGCCAGCAGCGACTAAAGCTTTTAAGTTCATATTTGCTCCTTAAACTTTGCCTTTGAAACTACATTATTATTTCAAAAAGCGGATGTTATTTTTTCATAAAATACTAAAATCAGTCAATCGAGGGAACGACGACAATTTTTTTCTGCCCTTTACCGACCTTAATTTTGCCCAACTTGTAGTCCCCGATGACTCTTCCCTGACCGTCCAGAGCAGAAATGGTCACGTCGTGGTCCCCGGCATCGACCGGAATGCGGGTCACGTTGATGGTGTTGGGCATGAATAGACCGATACGTAGGTCTGCCTGTTCCAACTGGCTCTGGCCCACGTCTACGGCGATGTTTTTCACGAGGTCGAAGATCCCGTTGCCCGTGTTGGTCGCCTTCTTGGCCTTTTGGGCGGCGATTGTGCGGAGCACTACGCGGGTAATGGTACGGACCGCGGTGGTCGCGTTCTCGTCTTTCATGTTCTGCTCGAGTTCGGAATCAATATTGGCCACTTTTTCGGGCGAGACGCGCATGGTTCCGTCCAGATTTACGCTGAACATGCTTGTGCGCTGGGGCAATTCCTTCTTTTCGGGAAGGGCGAACCCGACATGGAATGTATTGCTGCCGGCACCTGCAACAGGGGGTGCGAAAACGGTAAACGTATTGATTTTTCCGGTCTTGCCGTCTTTGTAGGTGAGGTTCATGGCGGTGCCGCTCACGTAGGTGCCTGACAGGTACATTTCGCCAAGGATTGGGCTGTGGCCAGCGTAACCCACCACGATGATTTCTTGGCCCTTGGTGCGGGCGGCCGTTGCCTTGGGCGTGCTCGTGAGTGCTTCGGTCTTGAGACTCTTCAGGTCGTCTGCGCGGTCCATCTTGGTGAGGCTTTCGTTGATGTATTCCCAGACTTCCTTGGGCATCTTCACGTTGCCCTCTTCGAACGCCTTGGCTGCCTTCAGGTAGGCGATGGCGGCATCGTCTTCTTCGCCGGCCATATCGTAAACGATGGCGCTCAGGTAACGTAGCCAGCCGTTGTCGTTCACCTTTTCCTTGTCTTTCTGGTAAAGGGCTTCGGAGGCGATTTGCGCCCTGCGGACTTCGACTAAGGCTCCGTCTAAATCACCGATGGCGAGGTAGTTCAAAATCTGGTACTGGTACATCATCAGTACTTCGAAGGGGCGGGCCCTGTAGGGGCGAATATTGTCGTTGGTCACGAGGGCTGCGGCTTCGTTAGTAACCGACTTGGTGTACAGGTCTTCGTAAATCTGTTCGGCCTGTGCAAAGTGCTTGATGCTTTCCTGGTTCTTGCCGGCGTAATGGTAAAGCATGCCTTCGTCGAAGTGGTAAAGGAAGGCGCTCTTTTCGCCGTAAAGGTCGTCTTTCTTCTTTTCGATTTTTTCGATAGTGCCCTCGAAACCTTCCTTCTTGAGTACGGGGGCCAGCGTTTCATAACGAGTCATGGACTTGTTTGCGCAAGAACACAGAAGCAGTGCAGATACTGCGAGCAATAAAAGGCGTTTCATGAAAACTCCGGTAATGAATCTGCAATTAAATATAAATAAAATAGCCTCCGACTTCGAGTCGGAGGCTTGATGGCATAAACCACTGAGAGAGAAATTACTTCTTCTTCTTGCCGGAAGCGTCAAGGGTCACTTCGACAGTTTCTTCACCCTTCACGGTCACGAGAGCTTCGGCAGACTTGCGGTTGGAGCATTCGGCGCGAATCACGTGGTCACCGGCATCGAGGTTGTTGATGGTGAGTGCGGCACCGTCGGTCTTGTCGGCATTGTCGCCGTCGATGTAGATGAGGCACTTGCCCGGAATGGTGGTCACCTTGATAGCACCCTTAGGAATCTTGGTGCCGAAGTCGAACACGTTACGCTTGTCGTTACCCGGCCAAATGTTCACGCGCTGGTTCACCAGTTCGTAACCCTGGTCGATCACCACGAGGGTCTGGCGGCCAGACTTGACGCTGGCGTTTTCGATCGGGCTCTTGCCGAGAGGTTCGCCACCGAGGAACACGTCGCTGTTAGGCGGGTTGGTGATGATGGTGATGGTAGCGGCCTTACCGCGCGGAGGTGGATCGTCGTCAGCGACGGCGGCGGTAAAGAGGAATGCGACCAAAAGCGCAAAAATGTAAAGCTTTTTCATGGATTTCTCCTGTTTGTTTGTTCTAAAAATATAAAGTTTTTAGGGAATTTAATTTTTTTTTGTGCAAAAGTTTAGAAACGCGTGCTAAAAAAGCGCCCCTAAAAAACTACTTTTCACTACATGAAAGCCCTTTACCAGAAAATTCGCACTTTAAATGGCAAAAATTACGGTCTCTACAAGTCCTTGGCAGACAAACCATGGGATTTTGGCGACTTCGCGCTGGAATTCCTGCATGTGCAGGGCGATCCGTATGCGCCGGCCTCTAGAGTCGTGATCAAGGCGAATCTTTCGATGCTCGGTTATGCGGGCGAATGGGGCGGCTCTTTTGAGCGTCGCTTGGCGCTGAGCGATTTCTTGCACCGCAAGCTTTCGCGACTGGTTAAGGAAAAGTACCCTGATAAGGACGCCGCCATCGTATTCGATACGGCTGGACCCGAGATGCTGGTGCGAAATTCCCTGTGGATTGATAACGGCGAGCTCCGGGCCTGCCTGCAGGTAAGGCTCCCGGGCGAAGGCCGCAAGATTCAGGCCGAAGTCGCTGCCGAAATTTTGACGATGGTATTGCCCGACTTGGTGTCGGCAGGCCTTTATTACAGCAAGTCCGACGAGGCCGCCTTGCAAGATTATTATCGTGTGCTCGCTGAACGCAAGGAGATTTTGAC
Above is a genomic segment from Fibrobacter sp. UWB5 containing:
- a CDS encoding ATP-dependent 6-phosphofructokinase; translated protein: MTQEDILNNPEKYDLSIETVGKGTLKSPMKGVPFVSESDRVSLTADIGRIQKFCESGKAIPSLEAAGPRETIFHDPAWTRAGIVTCGGLCPGLNNVIKGLVQVLWFDYGVRNIFGIPYGYRGLNPAYGYSPMILNPDVVDAIQEDGGTILGSSRGNQDAKVMVDTLMRLNINVLFCIGGDGTLRGAHDIAEEVKKRHQPISVIGIPKTIDNDLNLIDRTFGFETAVLSATDVITSAHNEANGAFNGLGLVKLMGRDSGFIAAYAALATTVVNICLVPEVPFTLDGLFKALESRYSSGKTHAVIVVAEGAGQELFKDQPERKDASGNILKNDIGEFLTRKIKEHFDKVGKEVNIKYFDPSYMVRSIPAQGTDAIFCFQLAEAAVHAGMAGKTDMVVGSMNNAFSHVPIEYAVSERKKINPNGALWHAVLGITRQQDYFSGKGKGK
- a CDS encoding sensor histidine kinase KdpD — its product is MRQVKAKVAAALTYLKKHQAIIMERLVFISIFLVIAIPLTILFVKTYEQSTALEEKKVEERIDSAYESLRLRLSSDFNLENSRSYKDYGILNSITVIGGNSRLFSEFFSFPDSSGPYCDFDSLYRQCRKGLLGHFQISHSGELLTPFYPDTSTGIGKSMWDNFSFDDQEQRKKTRDLIQYLLIKLDIRNGLPKRTVQTVDSTEAIDQLYDEIPDLQIPTRVELTSEEEALTYMAETAKNDTTLTPDIPVFTGSNTNVNISDLKIRMTSDYIVFFRTIYIGMLPIVQGFVVDKNIYLNYMTQEEQIAYAKLPYAIELVYEDNVLLTIGKKNAEYELRTKRPLPPPYDKILFKMYSSEISGSADLTILFSGLILLIVIAVCLITIYRFTQSKVALAAKRQDFVSAITHELKTPLTAIKMYAELLQNSWVASEEKKQRYYGQIASEADRLSRLIQNVLNLSKLDGNRWNVQLRKERPKAVLDDFVATYSKNIEKQGFELTVSTDTDADNVALLIDRDAVMQILMNLVDNSLKFSKNASYKMISIELRVNNGDMYLAVRDYGPGIPASEMKKVFQEFYRVENEMTRSTSGTGIGLSMVKKLCTLTNMKIEIENAGPGLRTKIHFPPLDI
- a CDS encoding response regulator transcription factor, producing MTTENTSTTKILIIEDEIAIAEGLIDLCKLNGYNVKHCADGESGLAEALTKQYNLVLLDLMLPGMDGFTVCDKIREQDKSLPIIILSAKNADDDIINGLKYGADDYIPKPFSVPMLLARIDAVLRRSRQTMENEGKLVAGSLRVNFREYTGTRGTEELAFTRKEIEILEYLWRNRDHAVPRSELLRKVWGYENADSVDTRTVDIHITKLRKKIEDDPSHPKLLVTFRGEGYQMRSAPECDK
- a CDS encoding PEGA domain-containing protein, coding for MKKLYIFALLVAFLFTAAVADDDPPPRGKAATITIITNPPNSDVFLGGEPLGKSPIENASVKSGRQTLVVIDQGYELVNQRVNIWPGNDKRNVFDFGTKIPKGAIKVTTIPGKCLIYIDGDNADKTDGAALTINNLDAGDHVIRAECSNRKSAEALVTVKGEETVEVTLDASGKKKK